In the Alteromonas sp. M12 genome, one interval contains:
- the tyrA gene encoding bifunctional chorismate mutase/prephenate dehydrogenase, with protein sequence MPDKPISLDELRVKIDKLDSQLVDILAQRASLTTQVGEFKSRTGMPIYVPTREAELIAKRRDEAQDKGVPPNLIEDLLRRIMRESYQTQNNQYLCKAPEIKKIVVVGGAGALGRIFVDMFTRSGYAVTVLEQSDWPNAADILANSELVLVAVPIKITESIIQKLGPLLPENCILADVTSTKLNPLKAMMDCHKGPVVGLHPMFGPDVQSLVKQVVVVCDGRQPETYQWLVEQIKIWGAIVHESTAKEHDDAMAFIQVMRHFSSFVYGAHLAGEDPDLNQLVAFSSPIYRLELAMVGRLFAQDPELYADIIFTNAESIGLLKRFRDRFDDALKLLEEGDKGEFVKQFFSIGHWFGPYAKQCLVSSKKLLLKADDDRVMDVNS encoded by the coding sequence ATGCCAGACAAACCCATTTCGCTGGATGAATTACGCGTCAAAATTGACAAATTAGATAGCCAATTGGTCGATATACTGGCTCAACGAGCCAGTTTGACCACTCAAGTTGGCGAGTTTAAGAGTCGCACTGGTATGCCTATTTATGTTCCTACGCGGGAAGCTGAACTGATTGCAAAACGCCGAGACGAAGCACAAGACAAAGGCGTTCCGCCGAATTTAATCGAAGATTTGCTACGCAGAATAATGCGAGAGTCATACCAAACTCAGAATAACCAATATCTGTGTAAAGCCCCTGAAATTAAAAAAATTGTGGTAGTCGGTGGAGCAGGGGCTTTGGGACGTATTTTTGTGGATATGTTTACCCGAAGTGGCTATGCAGTGACCGTGCTAGAACAAAGCGATTGGCCAAATGCTGCGGATATACTCGCTAACAGTGAGTTAGTGTTGGTAGCCGTGCCTATCAAAATAACTGAATCTATTATTCAAAAACTAGGTCCATTATTGCCGGAAAATTGTATTTTAGCCGATGTGACTAGTACTAAGCTTAACCCGCTCAAAGCTATGATGGACTGCCACAAAGGGCCTGTTGTTGGCTTACACCCTATGTTTGGTCCAGATGTACAAAGCTTGGTAAAACAAGTGGTTGTGGTGTGCGATGGAAGACAACCTGAAACATATCAATGGTTGGTTGAACAAATCAAAATCTGGGGTGCTATCGTGCATGAAAGCACGGCAAAAGAGCACGATGATGCCATGGCATTTATTCAGGTAATGCGCCATTTCAGTAGTTTTGTGTATGGCGCTCACTTAGCCGGTGAAGATCCTGATCTGAATCAGTTAGTTGCCTTTAGTTCGCCTATTTACCGCCTAGAGTTGGCAATGGTTGGCCGATTATTCGCGCAAGATCCCGAGTTATACGCAGATATCATTTTCACCAATGCTGAAAGTATAGGTTTGCTTAAACGTTTCCGTGATCGTTTCGATGATGCTTTAAAACTATTAGAAGAAGGTGACAAAGGTGAATTTGTTAAACAATTCTTTAGTATCGGACATTGGTTTGGACCTTACGCCAAGCAATGTTTGGTTAGCAGTAAAAAGCTATTATTGAAGGCCGACGATGACAGAGTTATGGATGTTAATTCCTAA
- a CDS encoding STAS domain-containing protein: MSLETRPGDGGKELIIYMEEKFDFGKVQEFRDAYLSASNDVETIIVDLSNTEYMDSSALGMLLNMQKAMEDKVTTFKIANSRPQVAKILKISRFDKKFDMT, encoded by the coding sequence ATGAGCTTGGAGACCCGCCCCGGTGACGGAGGAAAAGAGCTAATAATCTACATGGAAGAAAAATTCGATTTTGGCAAAGTACAAGAATTTAGAGACGCTTATTTATCCGCTTCAAATGATGTTGAAACAATCATAGTAGACCTGTCGAATACAGAATACATGGACAGTTCCGCATTAGGTATGTTGTTGAATATGCAAAAAGCGATGGAGGATAAAGTTACCACCTTTAAAATTGCTAACAGTCGTCCACAAGTGGCTAAAATTTTAAAGATTTCACGTTTTGATAAAAAGTTCGATATGACCTAG
- a CDS encoding HAMP domain-containing sensor histidine kinase, with protein sequence MQIGSLRQLTLISFLIALIPLAVLLWHSQSTLTKMAQIAASEAQFSVTMARQIGDMENIAIDVERLIRQYHVLKKPELKQLTDNSISRLETKLVNVCAELPSEYVCSALQKRIAWFENNGQIEDKLLLDAQLAEFRRSIEELQQQVDSLLDERIKQQQDYVNSVQQTQAWSTALLVTFSLLLIIFASQLILSPVTKIERIISEIAKQSETLPKVSTSGPKELIEVEHKLHWLADRLNQLEHLRHALLRHASHELKTPLASIKEGCSLLSESVVGPLNDQQKEVVSLLTSSTERLNLLIEQLLDYNLLLQQAKPVYEKTDTKSLLEAALIDNALAIQQHKNEVNVDNKVIDMTVDPNLYRRIIDNLLSNALAHGTAGRPIDIKLYKQKDTLILDVANRGRKIPMEQRKSLFEPFKRGEHRRNDRVIGSGLGLSIVADCARMMHGTVEIVDVDYADVCMRVSLPQDEVAA encoded by the coding sequence ATGCAAATTGGATCGTTACGACAACTCACATTAATCAGTTTTCTTATCGCGCTGATTCCTCTTGCTGTGTTGCTATGGCATAGCCAAAGTACGTTGACTAAAATGGCGCAAATTGCGGCCAGTGAAGCTCAGTTTTCAGTAACCATGGCACGACAAATCGGTGATATGGAGAATATCGCCATTGATGTGGAAAGATTGATCCGCCAATATCACGTATTAAAAAAGCCTGAATTAAAGCAACTGACTGATAATTCAATCAGTCGGCTTGAAACCAAGCTAGTTAACGTGTGTGCTGAATTACCCAGTGAATACGTCTGCTCTGCTTTACAAAAACGCATAGCATGGTTTGAAAATAACGGCCAAATCGAAGATAAACTCTTACTCGATGCGCAATTAGCGGAATTTCGTCGCTCTATTGAAGAGTTACAGCAACAAGTTGATTCGTTACTCGATGAACGCATTAAACAACAACAAGACTACGTAAATTCGGTGCAACAAACTCAAGCCTGGTCTACGGCTCTACTGGTCACTTTTTCATTGTTGTTAATCATTTTTGCGAGCCAATTGATTCTTTCGCCGGTGACAAAAATTGAACGCATTATCAGTGAAATTGCCAAACAATCAGAAACCTTGCCTAAAGTCTCTACCTCCGGTCCTAAAGAATTGATCGAAGTGGAGCACAAATTACACTGGTTAGCCGATCGCTTAAATCAACTTGAACATTTGCGTCATGCGCTTCTACGGCATGCCTCCCACGAGCTTAAAACTCCCTTAGCAAGTATCAAAGAAGGTTGTTCATTACTCTCTGAAAGTGTTGTTGGTCCGCTAAATGATCAACAAAAAGAAGTGGTTAGTTTATTAACCAGTAGTACAGAGCGATTGAATTTACTCATTGAACAATTACTTGACTACAACTTACTATTGCAACAGGCTAAGCCTGTGTATGAAAAAACAGACACTAAAAGTTTGCTAGAAGCAGCATTAATCGATAACGCTTTAGCAATACAACAGCATAAAAATGAAGTGAATGTTGATAACAAAGTGATAGATATGACTGTAGATCCCAATTTATATAGACGAATAATTGATAACCTTTTGTCGAATGCTTTAGCCCATGGCACGGCAGGTCGTCCTATAGATATTAAGCTTTATAAACAAAAGGATACCTTAATTTTGGATGTGGCTAACCGTGGGCGGAAAATTCCAATGGAACAGCGTAAATCACTATTTGAACCTTTCAAACGTGGTGAACATAGACGTAACGATAGAGTGATAGGATCGGGGCTAGGTTTATCTATAGTTGCAGATTGTGCACGAATGATGCATGGCACTGTTGAAATTGTTGATGTTGACTACGCAGACGTATGCATGCGAGTAAGTTTGCCACAAGACGAGGTGGCGGCATGA
- a CDS encoding GNAT family N-acetyltransferase, with the protein MVITIRQASKADIQALVDFNQAMAWETEQKKLQGDVLSAGVSALIKDRAKGFYLVAEQDDGAIAGSLMVTSEWSDWRNSQFWWIQSVYVRPENRRTGVYSMLYQKVKELAEQSQGVCGFRLYVEHDNLVAQETYKKLGMKASHYYMFETEN; encoded by the coding sequence ATGGTGATAACAATACGACAAGCTTCAAAAGCCGATATCCAAGCGCTAGTGGATTTTAATCAAGCAATGGCTTGGGAAACTGAACAAAAAAAACTGCAAGGTGATGTATTAAGCGCCGGCGTCAGCGCACTTATTAAAGACAGAGCAAAGGGTTTTTATTTAGTTGCCGAGCAAGATGATGGTGCTATTGCTGGAAGTTTAATGGTGACCTCGGAATGGAGTGATTGGCGAAATAGCCAGTTTTGGTGGATTCAAAGTGTGTATGTTCGTCCTGAAAACAGACGCACAGGCGTATATTCAATGCTATATCAAAAAGTAAAAGAATTAGCTGAACAATCCCAAGGGGTTTGTGGCTTTCGATTATATGTTGAGCACGATAATTTGGTGGCTCAAGAAACCTATAAAAAACTTGGCATGAAAGCGAGTCATTATTATATGTTTGAGACTGAAAACTAA
- a CDS encoding response regulator — protein MNHISLSDVNILLIEPSDTQRKIISSLLIKENVGSVDSVSTLAEAKSVLRSHGSDVVVSAMYFEDGTGLDLIKHIKGNVETASIPFMLVSSENRVAKLEEFKQAGVAAILPKPFEPLHLARALNATLDLINSEELDLELYDIKDVRVLLVDDSRLARNHIHRVLEGMGLSNIKEAENGATALTLLKDNIFDLVVTDYNMPEMDGRELSEYIRFNPDTSHIPIIMVTSEATNSAHMANIQHTGVNALCDKPFEAQEVRKILATLLGS, from the coding sequence ATGAACCATATTTCGTTGAGCGACGTCAATATTCTACTAATTGAGCCATCTGACACCCAAAGAAAAATCATTTCATCTTTGTTAATCAAAGAAAATGTCGGCTCCGTAGATTCTGTCTCCACTCTTGCAGAAGCTAAAAGCGTACTAAGATCTCACGGTAGTGATGTGGTGGTAAGTGCTATGTATTTTGAAGATGGAACAGGTTTAGATTTAATAAAACACATTAAAGGTAACGTGGAAACAGCCTCAATTCCTTTTATGTTAGTGAGTAGTGAAAATCGCGTCGCCAAATTAGAAGAATTTAAACAGGCCGGTGTCGCAGCCATTTTACCTAAGCCTTTTGAACCCTTGCATCTAGCAAGAGCATTAAATGCCACTCTAGACTTAATTAATTCTGAAGAATTGGATTTAGAATTGTACGATATTAAGGATGTGCGAGTGCTATTAGTGGATGACAGTCGTTTGGCGAGAAATCATATTCACCGCGTATTGGAGGGCATGGGATTAAGCAATATTAAAGAAGCTGAAAATGGCGCAACAGCACTGACTCTGCTCAAAGATAATATTTTCGACTTGGTTGTCACTGACTACAATATGCCAGAAATGGATGGTCGTGAATTATCTGAGTATATCCGATTTAATCCGGACACCTCGCATATTCCAATCATTATGGTAACCTCAGAAGCCACCAATAGTGCTCACATGGCGAATATCCAACATACCGGTGTTAACGCGTTATGTGACAAACCCTTTGAAGCACAAGAGGTACGTAAAATTCTTGCCACTTTGTTAGGTAGTTAA
- the yciH gene encoding stress response translation initiation inhibitor YciH: MSQNNLVYSTGIGRLEPQVKEQPKSKNTDGIVRIRRETKGRKGKGVTTIDGVDLPAEALKNLCSELKKSCGTGGAIKNGVIEIQGDNRDKIKLLLEKKGLTVKLAGG; the protein is encoded by the coding sequence ATGTCACAAAATAATCTTGTATACAGCACCGGCATCGGTAGATTAGAACCTCAAGTAAAAGAACAACCGAAATCAAAAAACACTGATGGGATAGTCAGGATTCGCCGCGAAACCAAAGGCCGGAAAGGTAAAGGTGTGACCACCATAGATGGCGTTGACTTACCAGCAGAGGCTTTAAAAAATCTATGTTCTGAGTTAAAGAAAAGCTGTGGAACAGGCGGTGCTATTAAAAACGGCGTGATCGAAATCCAAGGTGATAATCGCGATAAAATTAAACTGCTTCTAGAGAAAAAAGGTCTAACAGTCAAACTTGCAGGCGGTTAA
- a CDS encoding sigma 54-interacting transcriptional regulator, translating to MSKSETNALPRILLVDDDENLLRLMTIRLQGEGYQVATAEGGKEALRLLNTQSFDVVLSDLRMPGLDGLSLFEEIVSLRRDIPVILMTAHGTIQDAVEATQRGVFGFLTKPIDHEALRELLVKAVSQSQSAQNGTWSEEIITRSMQMEQLLDQAFRVAKRDVSVLISGASGTGKELLAKALHKASTRGNKPFVAINCGALPENLLESELFGHAKGAFTGAVNEHQGLFREADGGTLFLDEIGDMPVPLQVKLLRALQEQQIRPVGSSKQIPINVRVISATHKDLTKEMQEQNFREDLYYRLNVVNLTLPSLRERSEDIPLLTRYLLAKSAERHGVNVSRFSDDAMQLLATAPWPGNVRQLVNVVEQCVALTQTSVIASHLVEQALSASEQKWPTLTEARDAFEQNYLLKLLKMTDGNVTRAAELAGRNRTDMHKLMKKHDLHSSDFKPEVA from the coding sequence ATGAGCAAATCTGAAACAAACGCATTACCACGTATATTGTTAGTGGATGACGATGAAAATTTGTTGCGTTTGATGACTATCAGATTGCAAGGAGAGGGTTATCAAGTTGCTACAGCTGAAGGTGGTAAAGAGGCACTAAGATTGCTCAATACCCAGAGTTTTGATGTTGTTCTTAGTGATTTACGTATGCCCGGCTTAGACGGCCTTAGCTTATTTGAAGAAATTGTATCCCTTCGCCGCGATATTCCAGTCATTTTAATGACTGCCCATGGCACTATTCAAGATGCCGTTGAAGCAACGCAAAGAGGGGTTTTTGGTTTTCTCACCAAACCGATTGATCATGAAGCGTTGCGAGAGTTATTAGTCAAAGCAGTGAGTCAAAGTCAAAGTGCTCAAAATGGAACTTGGAGTGAAGAAATCATCACCCGCTCGATGCAGATGGAGCAACTGCTTGACCAAGCATTCAGAGTTGCCAAGCGCGACGTCAGTGTATTGATAAGTGGCGCAAGTGGTACCGGTAAAGAGTTGCTTGCCAAAGCATTACACAAAGCCAGTACTCGGGGGAACAAACCATTCGTAGCCATTAACTGTGGTGCATTGCCAGAAAATTTGTTGGAGTCTGAATTATTTGGTCATGCAAAAGGCGCTTTCACAGGAGCGGTCAACGAGCATCAAGGTCTTTTTCGTGAAGCTGACGGCGGAACGCTTTTCTTGGATGAGATCGGTGATATGCCGGTACCTTTGCAGGTTAAGTTACTAAGGGCTTTGCAAGAACAGCAAATTCGTCCTGTGGGCAGCAGTAAACAGATCCCAATTAACGTAAGAGTGATATCTGCTACTCATAAAGATCTTACCAAAGAAATGCAAGAGCAAAACTTCCGTGAAGATTTGTACTACCGCTTAAACGTGGTGAATTTAACCTTGCCATCTTTACGGGAACGTTCAGAAGATATTCCATTATTAACGCGCTATCTGTTAGCCAAAAGTGCAGAACGCCATGGCGTTAATGTCAGCCGTTTTTCTGATGATGCAATGCAGCTTTTAGCTACTGCACCTTGGCCTGGTAACGTCAGACAATTGGTTAACGTGGTAGAACAATGTGTAGCGTTAACACAAACATCGGTTATTGCCTCGCATTTAGTCGAGCAAGCACTGTCGGCTTCAGAGCAAAAATGGCCAACATTAACTGAAGCCAGAGACGCGTTTGAACAAAACTATTTGTTAAAATTGCTGAAAATGACGGATGGTAATGTGACTCGTGCGGCGGAATTAGCTGGGCGAAATCGAACCGATATGCACAAATTAATGAAAAAACACGATTTACATTCAAGTGACTTTAAACCTGAAGTCGCCTAA
- a CDS encoding fused response regulator/phosphatase, giving the protein MRILIVDDESLNRFMLVHMLEEAGYLDCFEAESGREALQLAKKIRPDLVLLDVVMPDMDGYEVAPLLKKMAGDIYLPVIFITAMDDQPALARCLEVGGDDFATKPFDRTILTAKIRAHARTRLLSIRTNKQNAELNYFRRGVEREHAIVEHIFANALTINQATTKYFDYRLAPASTFNGDVFLTEPSPSGGMYFLMGDFTGHGLASAIGALPVARAFQAMSRKGVSVSEISQTLNQILLALLPSDMFFAAVVVEISASGHQFSVWNGGMPDLTVMTPEGRISKRFISSHMAMGILEVDEFEENVEYFNAKIGDRLIGYSDGVIELTNAEEQMLGEEVVMSWLASNPLMTVEQIIQRTDKYRGKAEQLDDITFVSYTCQNLDDLKAEIEITRLPFNISVDMKVEQLTQFTPIYDVVVMVCSQLGMQKVRSDLSTVISELFMNSLDHGILKLSSDIKKSTEGFFEYFKLRNQRLAKLTQGEIKIAISFAPNTNILTINLSDSGEGFDFQKIQASQDSDTYGRGIPLIKTLCQSVQYSDQGRSVSATIKV; this is encoded by the coding sequence TTGCGTATATTAATAGTTGATGATGAATCCCTGAATCGCTTCATGCTGGTTCATATGTTAGAAGAGGCTGGATATTTAGATTGCTTCGAAGCTGAGTCGGGTAGAGAAGCGCTGCAATTAGCTAAAAAGATTCGTCCAGACCTTGTGTTACTTGATGTGGTTATGCCTGATATGGACGGGTATGAAGTGGCCCCGCTTCTTAAAAAAATGGCAGGTGATATCTACCTACCAGTGATATTTATTACCGCCATGGATGATCAGCCTGCGTTAGCTCGATGTCTTGAAGTGGGCGGTGATGATTTTGCTACCAAACCTTTTGACCGAACTATTTTAACCGCAAAAATAAGAGCCCATGCCCGTACTCGACTATTGAGTATTCGCACCAATAAGCAAAATGCCGAATTAAATTATTTTCGCAGGGGCGTAGAACGAGAGCACGCCATTGTTGAACATATTTTTGCGAATGCCTTAACTATCAATCAAGCCACCACGAAATATTTTGACTATCGCTTAGCCCCGGCCAGTACATTTAATGGTGATGTGTTTTTAACTGAACCTAGTCCCTCTGGAGGCATGTACTTTTTAATGGGTGACTTTACCGGTCATGGTTTAGCATCAGCTATTGGTGCGCTTCCTGTGGCTAGAGCATTTCAAGCGATGTCTAGAAAAGGCGTTTCAGTTTCTGAAATCTCACAAACCCTCAATCAAATTCTTTTAGCATTGCTGCCCTCAGATATGTTTTTTGCGGCAGTTGTCGTTGAAATTTCAGCGTCAGGTCATCAGTTTTCTGTTTGGAATGGAGGCATGCCAGACCTCACCGTTATGACGCCTGAGGGGCGCATATCAAAACGATTTATTTCGTCGCATATGGCAATGGGGATTCTTGAAGTCGATGAGTTTGAGGAAAATGTTGAGTACTTTAATGCAAAAATCGGTGACAGATTAATAGGATATTCCGATGGCGTTATTGAGCTTACCAACGCTGAAGAACAAATGTTGGGGGAAGAGGTGGTAATGAGTTGGTTGGCATCCAATCCTTTGATGACTGTAGAACAAATTATCCAGCGAACTGATAAATATAGAGGAAAAGCCGAGCAACTAGACGACATAACCTTCGTGAGTTATACCTGCCAAAATCTTGATGATTTAAAAGCTGAAATCGAAATTACGCGATTACCCTTTAACATTAGTGTTGATATGAAAGTCGAACAGTTAACCCAATTTACGCCAATATATGATGTTGTGGTGATGGTGTGTAGCCAGTTGGGGATGCAAAAAGTGCGTTCTGATTTATCTACTGTGATTAGCGAATTGTTTATGAATTCTTTAGATCACGGTATATTGAAATTAAGTTCAGATATTAAAAAGTCCACTGAAGGGTTCTTCGAATATTTTAAACTGCGTAATCAACGATTAGCGAAATTGACTCAAGGCGAAATCAAAATCGCAATTAGTTTTGCCCCTAATACCAATATTTTAACGATTAATTTATCGGACTCGGGGGAGGGGTTTGACTTTCAAAAAATTCAGGCAAGCCAAGACTCGGATACCTATGGTAGGGGAATTCCTCTAATTAAAACATTATGTCAAAGCGTTCAATATTCCGATCAAGGACGCTCTGTATCAGCGACAATTAAGGTGTAA
- a CDS encoding TerB family tellurite resistance protein, whose translation MFKALGDWFEQQLQQNEPVSEKHTVELATAVLLYEIMRADGKFEESEQLAYQTLLKQHFDLSANELDSLIKLSSDKAGQAVDYHQFTRTINQHCDVPEKLQILESLWRVAYADKHLDVHEIHLIRRISDLLHIPHSQFIQSKLKVTDSTS comes from the coding sequence ATGTTTAAAGCATTAGGTGATTGGTTTGAGCAACAATTACAACAAAATGAACCTGTGTCAGAAAAGCACACCGTTGAATTAGCCACAGCCGTACTTTTGTATGAGATCATGCGGGCTGACGGCAAGTTTGAAGAGTCGGAACAACTAGCTTATCAAACATTACTTAAACAGCATTTTGATTTATCAGCCAATGAACTAGACAGTTTAATCAAGTTGTCCTCAGATAAAGCAGGTCAAGCGGTGGATTACCACCAGTTTACCAGAACTATCAACCAACACTGTGATGTGCCAGAAAAGCTGCAAATTTTAGAATCATTGTGGCGGGTGGCTTATGCCGATAAACACCTTGATGTGCACGAAATTCACCTAATCCGTCGTATCTCAGATCTATTGCATATACCCCACAGTCAATTCATACAAAGTAAACTCAAAGTGACAGATAGTACCTCTTAA
- the pheA gene encoding prephenate dehydratase, with product MSTSELQKLREQITALDSELLEMLAKRQQYTNSVAETKIRNQIPVRDHVREEELLIRLIKKGQEYGLDPHYVTQIFHVVIEDSVLNQQALLAERANPGSRLPLSRVAFLGDKGSYSYLATQKYFSRRAGELLEIGCSSFAEIVEKVESNQADYAVLPIENTTSGSINEVYDLLQHTSLSIVGELTHPINHSLLASTDTDISKIKTLYAHPQVFAQCSYFLAELGNVEVKPCASTSAAMLMVNQLNSESVAAIGSEAGGKLYGLAAIKSNLANQKENHSRFIVVARNAVKVPLQVPAKTTLVMSTVQKPGALVDALLIIKNNQINMTKLESRPITGNPWEEMFYIDVEGNVQDGPMQKTLEELAATTRYFKVLGCYPNEEINATKVAAVNALTA from the coding sequence ATGTCGACCTCAGAACTACAAAAATTACGAGAACAAATTACCGCTCTTGACTCCGAGTTACTGGAGATGTTGGCAAAACGTCAACAATATACCAACAGTGTTGCGGAAACAAAAATTCGCAATCAAATTCCGGTTAGAGATCATGTACGAGAAGAGGAGCTTTTGATCAGGTTGATCAAAAAAGGACAAGAGTATGGCCTAGATCCACATTACGTCACGCAAATATTCCACGTAGTGATTGAAGACTCAGTACTCAACCAACAGGCACTGTTAGCGGAACGAGCCAATCCAGGTAGTCGTCTGCCATTGAGCCGTGTTGCATTTTTAGGTGATAAAGGGTCGTACAGTTATTTAGCGACACAAAAATACTTTTCTAGAAGAGCTGGCGAATTGTTAGAAATTGGCTGTTCTAGTTTTGCAGAAATTGTCGAAAAAGTGGAATCTAATCAAGCTGACTATGCGGTACTACCTATCGAAAACACAACATCGGGCAGTATCAACGAAGTTTACGATTTACTGCAGCATACTAGCTTGTCAATTGTTGGTGAGCTAACTCATCCGATAAATCATTCATTGTTAGCATCAACAGATACGGATATTAGCAAAATAAAAACACTGTATGCCCACCCTCAAGTCTTTGCTCAGTGCAGTTATTTTTTAGCAGAATTAGGGAATGTAGAAGTTAAACCCTGTGCCAGTACCTCGGCAGCAATGTTAATGGTTAATCAACTTAATAGTGAATCTGTGGCAGCAATTGGCAGTGAGGCGGGAGGTAAGCTTTACGGCTTAGCTGCAATAAAGTCGAATCTGGCTAATCAAAAAGAAAATCATAGCCGCTTTATTGTTGTCGCTAGAAATGCAGTGAAAGTACCATTACAAGTGCCTGCTAAAACGACGTTAGTTATGTCAACAGTGCAAAAACCAGGGGCCCTAGTTGATGCTTTATTGATTATTAAAAATAATCAAATCAATATGACCAAATTAGAATCTCGACCAATCACGGGCAACCCATGGGAAGAGATGTTTTATATTGATGTAGAAGGTAATGTACAAGATGGGCCGATGCAAAAAACCCTAGAAGAATTAGCAGCAACGACCCGATACTTTAAGGTGCTTGGCTGTTACCCTAATGAAGAAATAAATGCGACTAAAGTCGCCGCAGTAAACGCCTTAACGGCTTAG